A single region of the Theileria annulata chromosome 4, complete sequence, *** SEQUENCING IN PROGRESS *** genome encodes:
- a CDS encoding double-strand break repair protein, putative (SMART pfam:Metallophos (PF00149) at aa 264-524, E()=2.40e-15; pfam:Mre11_DNA_bind (PF04152) at aa 525-738, E()=2.00e-14) — protein MTPKSVSFKSVWDKIVCKNDTNIDSLDVSLNHVPIVNTSPVIQESSPTLLTQKRLLIDRPLKFSSDFTVSEFDSEIKEFCADNIDELITPGALDRCNKDSNDSGVSTVVFSDKIKINQGDLRISEFSPNPLRNTERSDSINTTIVESNYGYNSVFSDLNSDHNYHTPVQKYVNKNQSTFSFNSNRSLNDKIFDGIKSDDSFFYKLIDKSEPFSSFKSPFSLENPEISVNFSQNEQNGAPMQLDSDVSKEFEFKDLDESEDDNVVKILVFTDTHLGYKEDDPFRGNDSLNTFEELLFIAKHLEVDFILHSGDLFDKNMPSRTTMYLLIINSLMNGIRYRTMDLLSTYLLSSMSKIKVDKSEVESAKLISFDKGVANNPLGDLAYSSGVSKEFLTPFFVIHGNHDNPTYQHSLSPIDILDVAGLVTYFGRVFDLENVVIKPIKISKGDVKIALYGLGWIKDERLVEMFNKNMVKFEQCEEFDKYYKILMIHQNRYPRRGINDHDYVTTNMIPEWFDLVIWGHEHESIKFPQKSSFENFQILQLGSTIQTCLVPAEIPPKHACLIHITTENVNFYPISLKSTRKFISDELPNLNTYEKPHMNAEELQNYLKKEVEKLLENSEANFTTELNSLSLSEELSLQNLSKIQSIIHKASCPLVRIKVDGSVFEVINPKLFGSSFIGKVANPNDILKMKKLEVEESSEVKSEHVRKKMKQQVLSSIGDNCQLSLLLESELNEAVNRFANGMESQIILEYVRGRVSLIQEYIKTRMRETVSDQLSEDLYSELIDKFIHDKTEEDRVLAVSKGDQTSSATKNYDTYLNYIIEEDNKESQEINGRCEVLENDKETNGKKKTNTRSSKCVKLTWYLNQNGDKK, from the exons ATGACTCCCAAATCAGTTTCCTTCAAATCTGTTTGGGATAAAATCGTTTGTAAAAACGACACCAACATCGACTCTTTAGACGTATCATTAAATCATGTTCCTATAGTCAACACTTCACCAGTAATTCAGGAATCTAGTCCTACCCTTTTGACACAGAAAAGATTGTTAATCGATAGGCCTTTAAAATTCTCATCAGACTTTACAGTTTCAG agTTTGATTCTGAGATCAAAGAATTTTGTGCAGATAACATAGATGAATTGATCACGCCGGGGGCTCTAGATAGATGTAATAAAGATTCCAACGACTCAGGAGTATCCACAGTAGTTTTTAGcgataaaataaaaattaatcaagGAGATTTGAGGATCTCTGAATTTAGCCCAAATCCACTGAGAAACACAGAGCGCTCAGACTCGATAAATACAACTATAGTGGAATCTAATTATGGATATAATTCTGTGTTTTCGGATTTAAACTCTGACCACAACTATCACACACCTGTGCAGAAGtatgtaaataaaaatcAGAGTACATTTAGTTTCAATTCCAACAGATCTTTAAATGACAAGATATTCGACGGGATTAAGTCAGACGACTCATTCTTCTACAAACTAATTGACAAATCTGAACCCTTTTCATCATTCAAAAGTCCTTTCTCCCTGGAAAACCCTGAAATTTCTGTTAATTTCAGCCAAAATGAGCAGAATGGAGCCCCAATGCAGTTGGATTCAGACGTTTCAAAGGAGTTTGAGTTTAAAGATTTAGATGAAAGTGAAGACGATAACGTTGTAAAGATTTTGGTGTTTACAGACACACATTTGGGCTATAAAGAAGATGATCCGTTCAGAGGAAACGACTCGCTGAACACGTTCGAAGAGCTCCTCTTCATCGCAAAACACTTGGAAGTTGATTTCATACTCCACTCGGGAGATTTATTCGACAAAAACATGCCATCCAGAACCACaatgtatttattaattatcaATAGTC TAATGAATGGAATTAGGTATCGCACGATGGATTTGTTATCGACATATTTGTTAAGTAGCATGAGTAAGATAAAGGTTGATAAGTCTGAAGTTGAGAGTGCAAAGCTGATTAGCTTTGATAAGGGTGTAGCAAATAACCCTTTGGGTGATTTAGCTTATTCCAGCGGTGTTTCTAAGGAATTTTTAACGCCTTTTTTCGTAATACACGGAAATCACG ATAATCCGACATATCAACATTCATTATCACCAATTGACATTTTAGACGTGGCTGGACTG GTAACGTATTTTGGAAGGGTTTTTGACCTAGAAAATGTGGTGATAAAGCCAATTAAAATCTCGAAAGGGGATGTTAAGATTGCGCTTTACGGGCTAGGATGGATAAAGGATGAACGTTTAGTAGAAATGTTTAATAAGAACATGGTTAAATTTGAACAATGTGAAGAATTTGACAAATACTACAAAATACTAATGATACATCAGAACAGGTACCCGAGAAGAGGAATCAATGATCACGACTACGTAACGACAAACATGATCCCGGAATGGTTTGACCTGGTGATTTGGGGTCATGAGCACGAAAGTATTAAGTTTCCACAGAAAAGCTCTTTTGAGAACTTTCAAATCCTACAACTGGGCTCTACAATTCAAACATGCCTAGTGCCGGCAGAAATACCCCCAAAACACGCATGCCTGATACACATTACTACTGAAAACGTTAACTTCTATCCAATTTCACTCAAATCGACAAGGAAATTCATCTCAGATGAGCTTCCAAATCTCAACACATATGAAAAACCTCATATGAATGCTGAAGAATTACAGAATTATTTGAAGAAG GAAGTTGAGAAGTTATTGGAGAATTCAGAGGCTAATTTCACAACTGAGTTGAACTCGTTATCATTGAGTGAGGAGTTGAGTCTTCAAAACCTATCAAAGATACAATCAATCATACACAAGGCCTCATGTCCATTGGTCAG GATCAAGGTTGATGGATCAGTTTTCGAGGTGATTAACCCAAAGTTGTTTGGGAGTTCATTTATAG GGAAAGTGGCGAACCCAAAtgacattttaaaaatgaagaaattagAGGTCGAGGAGAGCTCAGAAGTAAAGTCGGAACACGTTaggaagaagatgaaaCAGCAAGTTTTGTCCTCAATTGGGGATAATTGTCAATTGTCACTCTTACTTGAGAGTGAGTTGAACGAAGCTGTTAACAGATTTGCAAATGGGATG GAAtcacaaattatattgGAGTATGTGAGGGGAAGAGTTTCTCTAATCCAGGAATATATAAAGACTAGGATGAGAGAAACAGTTTCAGACCAACTCTCAGAGGATCTGTACTCTGAATTAATCGACAAATTCATACAT GATAAAACTGAGGAAGATAGAGTTTTGGCAGTATCAAAAGGTGACCAAACAAGTTCAGCAACAAAGAACTACGACACGTACCTAAACTATATAATTGAAGAAGATAATAAGGAGTCTCAAGAAATCAATGGAAG GTGTGAAGTGTTGGAAAACGATAAGGAAACAAACGGGAAAAAGAAAACAAATACTAGAAGTTCAAAATGTGTAAAGTTAACATGGTACCTGAACCAAAATGgagataaaaaataa
- a CDS encoding mRNA cleavage factor subunit, putative — MSENGVLEEEESYVAHVDERSEWDIYPQTMYKFEHNSTKVGRGLIFRLSDEILERRVKTYAVSGMRITVCGVILSHRKGFPYVLLLKRDLDKSVGLLGGKCKSFENPKEALSSKLARFITSTKHKHQLNIKDTMENIHVGELLADFWRCDFNTEPLPYLPLHTNRPKEKISLYQVILPENCKISVPKGYNLKFVPLYDFYNAEFGLSLASLPHLLSRFKISYLSTD; from the exons ATGAGTGAGAATGGAGTGTTAGAGGAGGAAGAATCCTACGTGGCTCACGTAGACGAGAGATCAGAGTGGGATATTTATCCACAAACAATGTACAAATTTGAGCACAATTCAACTAAAGTTGGAAGAGGTTTGATTTTTAGGTTATCAGATGAAATACTCGAAAGAAGAGTAAAGACTTACGCTGTTAGTGGCATGAGAATCACTGTATGCGGTGTTATTTTATCACATAGAAAGGGATTTCCATATGTTCTTTTGCTAAAGAGAGATTTGGATAAAAGTGTTGGATTATTAGGGGGGAAATGTAAAAGCTTCGAGAATCCCAAAGAAGCCTTATCATCTAAACTAGCAAGATTCATAACATCAACCAAACACAAACATCAATTAAACATCAAAGACACCATGGAAAATATCCATGTTGGAGAATTGTTGGCAGACTTTTGGCGGTGTGACTTCAATACAGAGCCACTCCCATATCTACCATTGCATACAAATAGACCCAAAgaaaaaatttcattatacCAG GTTATCCTCCCAGAgaattgtaaaattagtgTACCTAAAggttataatttaaaattcgTCCCGTTATATGACTTTTATAATGCAGAATTCGGGTTATCATTGGCATCTCTACCTCACCTCTTAAGCAGATTCAAAATATCATACTTGTCAACTGACtga
- a CDS encoding uncharacterized protein (Tap579b07.q1c.cand.125 - score = 16.35), whose translation MTGVVCDHYNSSLITPQQSFPDNYKTNGNLGYMNCFTYVPCQQGGFVVGNNYNFSEGYSIDPCCNINSMNSKGNYYYYNDNDSNYPPNWNYTNDYKFSDGYNFNQCPNFYHQNNSYLKNCENNVCTDGNNPCNGKEYFEVNGTEVLPEGTSEERRCVNFTPSFFSSNSAFKRIPLQSGRSIFRRRRPGDCANEWSNAFNKDYESVEVRGDEQINN comes from the exons ATGACTGGAGTCGTATGCGACCATTATAACTCATCTTTGATCACACCTCAACAATCATTTCCAGATAACTATAAAACTAATGGGAATCTGGGCTATATGAATTGTTTTACCTACGTTCCATGCCAACAAGGCGGTTTTGTCGTTGGAAACAACTACAACTTTTCAGAAGGTTACTCTATAGATCCTTGTTGCAACATAAACTCCATGAATTCAAAGGgaaattactattattataacGACAACGACTCGAACTATCCCCCGAACTGGAACTATACAAATGACTACAAGTTTTCTGACGGCTACAACTTTAACCAGTGCCCAAATTTCTATCATCAAAACAATTCTTACTTAAAAAATTGTGAAAACAATGTTTGCACAGACGGCAACAATCCATGTAATGGAAAAGAATACTTTGAAGTCAATGGAACAGAAGTATTACCAGAG GGTACTAGTGAGGAGAGAAGATGTGTTAATTTTACACCAAGTTTTTTTTCCTCTAATTCAGCATTTAAAAGAATACCCTTACAGTCTGGAAGGTCGATATTTAGGAGAAGAAGACCAGGAGATTGCGCTAATGAATGGAGTAACGCATTCAATAAAGATTATGAAAGTGTAGAAGTTCGTGGAGAtgaacaaataaataactag
- a CDS encoding acetyltransferase, putative (SMARTpfam:Acetyltransf (PF00583) at aa 51-133, E()=1.80e-14): MMESLYESYKIRQMTVNDIKSIDNIKSDEFTIIYPDRIYHRFVKNFPNLSLVLEINDNMEGFIIGSNTIAEGVHYGHITSIFISKGFRRCGFGAKLMSEFEENSKNLNCKYVNLFVNHRNTTAIEFYKKLDYYVHVTIPNYYDDNDDAFEMRKTLVY, translated from the exons ATGATGGAGAGCCTATACGAATCCTACAAAATCCGTCAAATGACAGTCAACGATATAAAATCCATAGATAACATAAAATCCGAtgaatttacaattatatatccGGACCGGATATACCACCGGTTTGTCAAAAACTTCCCTAACTTATCTCTTGTACTTGAAATAAACGATAATATGGAAGGATTCATTATAG GTAGTAATACAATTGCCGAAGGTGTACATTACGGCCATATAACatcaatttttataagTAAAGGGTTCAGAAGATGTGGGTTTGGCGCTAAACTCATGAGTGAGTTCGAGGAGAATAGCAAGAATCTAAACTGTAAATACGTGAACCTTTTCGTTAACCATCGCAACACAACGGCCATAGAATTTTACAAGAAACTTGATTATTACGTTCATGTCACAATTCCTAATTATTATGACGATAATGACGACGCATTTGAAATGCGGAAAACCCTGGTTTACTAG
- a CDS encoding tubulin binding cofactor, putative (Tap579b07.q1c.cand.131 - score = 15.98;~SMART pfam:TBCA (PF02970) at aa 6-94, E()=4.50e-04) produces MEQEQTLHIKKGAIVRTMKEYSLYKKELQEAQSKFESVKATGEEHEVRAAMKILEESSAVLEDSKKRLTMIAMDLDQYMMEMMRTVEDSSDTMTDDTLFLECKSALEDLSRNHPEIEFRRS; encoded by the exons atggaaCAAGAACAGACTTTACATATTAAAAAGGGCGCCATTGTTAGGACTATGAAGGAATATAGTCTATACAAGAAGGAGCTTCAAGAGGCTCAATCGAAATTCGAATCAGTTAAG gCTACTGGTGAAGAGCATGAGGTTAGAGCGGCAATGAAAATCTTAGAAGAATCTTCAGCAGTACTAGAGGATTCCAAAAAGAGACTAACCATGATAGCAATGGACCTAGACCAGTACATGATGGAAATGATGAGAACAGTTGAAGATTCATCTGACACTATGACTGATGACACTTTGTTTTTGGAATGTAAATCAGCGTTGGAGGATCTAAGTAGAAATCATCCCGAAATTGAATTTAGAAGGTCGTAA
- a CDS encoding uncharacterized protein (2 probable transmembrane helices predicted for TA10825 by TMHMM2.0 at aa 5-27 and 73-92;~Signal peptide predicted for TA10825 by SignalP 2.0 HMM (Signal peptide probability 0.967, signal anchor probability 0.001) with cleavage site probability 0.514 between residues 18 and 19) yields MYNLIILLLIFLLNEVPPYFGYFTLYIQVLSRRLVNIRGNYICTHYHLKCPQAMLDLPLLLVNHQLMELQDYLRRPLLVFLSFLLFFKLTVVRQKELFVARKYKNYSTATVNPVYVRNQEL; encoded by the exons atgtataatcTGAT CATTTTATTACTTATATTTTTACTCAATGAAGTTCCTCCTTATTTTGGGTATTTTACCCTTTATATTCAAGTTCTCAGCCGCAGGTTAGTTAATATTAGAGGTAATTATATTTGTACACATTACCATCTA aagtGTCCACAGGCAATGTTGGATCTACCTCTACTGTTGGTCAATCACCAGTTAATGGAGCTCCAGGATTATCTCCGCCGACCGCTCCTGGtatttttatcttttttattatttttta AATTGACAGTTGTGAGGCAAAAGGAGTTATTCGTGGCACGAAAATACAAGAATTACTCAACGGCTACCGTCAACCCCGTATACGTTAGAAATCAGGAATTGTga
- a CDS encoding phenylalanine-tRNA synthetase, putative (Tap579b07.q1c.C.cand.19 - score = 67.17;~SMART pfam:tRNA-synt_2d (PF02409) at aa 248-504, E()=1.40e-98) → MCSKEEELNLLLSKLDLAFEKHSKKSESDDSKPFISTFDVEYDHDKVLSGVKSLMSKGYVTLEENKSNAYVLTKEGEKYSKDNSPEYLLVQKVKESPGLSVDDALKSVENADIGLKKCMRNKYLKLEDKVLSLGLNPFDTDLTKSMLEVVNKHGNCETSMMLDLAKLIPDRKKLDEELGDLKKRKLVTSKVTMCYNVRRTDEYKSSVRPQITDLTMELLESGKWEEAEIKKYNFFSSGKRALNGDLHPLIHTMHEFRRILTSMGFEELDTSRYLESSFWCFDSLYIPQQHPARDIQDTFFLDNPEKVKVNFLDETHVKNVSVAHGDARVYNSFGWQYKWDLHESLKTVLRTHVTPCSARKLKQIADDYQKGNPIVPCKFFAIDKVFRNEATDSTHLCEFHQIEGFVVGFDLGLGDLMGVMETFYGAIGIDPLRFKPAFNPYTEPSMEIFGYHKSLNTWMEVGNSGIFRPEMLLPMGLPENLTVIAWGLSLERPTMLSHNIKNIRDLIGCKY, encoded by the exons ATGTGTAGTAAGGAGGAGGAGTTGAACCTTCTGCTAAGTAAATTGGATTTAGCCTTTGAAAAACATTCAAAGAAGAGTGAATCTGATGATAGCAAGCCGTTTATATCAACTTTTGACGTTGAATATGATCATGATAAGGTTTTGAGCGGAGTAAAGAGTTTAATGTCAAAGGGATACGTAACCCTTGAggaaaataaatcaaatgcATACGTTTTGACCAAAGAAGGAGAAAAATACTCAAAAGACAATTCACCTGAATACCTTCTGGTTCAGAAGGTCAAGGAATCACCT GGTTTATCAGTTGATGACGCACTTAAATCTGTGGAAAATGCAGATATTGGTTTGAAGAAATGTATGCGGAACAAGTATCTAAAACTTGAGGATAAGGTTTTATCGCTTGGATTAAACCCGTTTGATACGGATTTGACTAAGAGTATGTTGGAAGTGGTGAACAAACACGGAAACTGTGAGACTTCTATGATGTTGGATCTAGCTAAGTTGATCCCAGATAGGAAGAAGTTGGATGAAGAATTGGGTGACTTGAAGAAGAGAAAGCTGGTTACATCTAAGGTAACAATGTGCTATAATGTAAGGAGGACTGATGAGTACAAGTCCTCAGTAAGGCCACAAATTACAGATCTCACAATGGAGTTGTTGGAGAGCGGAAAGTGGGAGGAAGCAG aaattaaaaagtaCAACTTCTTCTCAAGTGGTAAAAGGGCACTTAATGGAGACCTACACCCGCTGATACACACAATGCACGAGTTTAGGAGAATATTAACATCCATGGGATTTGAG GAGTTGGATACGAGTAGGTATTTGGAGTCCAGTTTTTGGTGTTTTGACAGCCTGTACATACCACAACAACACCCAGCAAGGGATATACAGGACACATTCTTCCTTGAT aaCCCTGAAAAGGTTAAAGTTAACTTTCTGGACGAGACACATGTTAAAAACGTTTCAGTGGCTCATGGAGATGCCCGAGTATATAACAGCTTCGGATGGCAATATAAATG GGACCTTCATGAATCACTTAAAACAGTGTTAAGAACACACGTCACGCCATGCTCCGCAAGGAAACTTAAACAAATAGCAGACGATTACCAAAAG GGGAATCCTATAGTTCCTTGCAAATTCTTTGCAATTGACAAGGTGTTCAGAAATGAGGCCACTGACTCTACACACCTTTGCGAATTCCACCAG ATCGAGGGGTTTGTTGTGGGCTTTGATCTGGGTCTAGGGGACCTTATGGGAGTTATGGAAACCTTCTATGGAGCTATAGGAATAGACCCACTGAGATTCAAACCAGCATTTAATCCTTACACTGAGCCCTCAATGGAGATATTCGGATACCATAAATCACTGAATACCTGGATGGAAGTTGGAAACAGTGGTATTTTCAGGCCAGAAATGCTCCTTCCAATGGGACTTCCAGAGAATCTAACGGTAATTGCATGGGGACTCTCACTAGAGAGACCAACAATGCTAAGCCACAACATTAAAAACATTAGAGACTTAATCGGTTGTAAATACTAA
- a CDS encoding uncharacterized protein (Tap579b07.q1c.cand.126 - score = 93.50;~SMART FN2 (SM00059) at aa 147-200, E()=6.51e-01;~1 probable transmembrane helix predicted for TA10815 by TMHMM2.0 at aa 7-26) codes for MCKFTYYILYIGLFCTHLVFCNSFFLKNNPNPFDNINKNIPNSQIQQIVPENATTNNNNPNYTYNLNTSNNNNDNLARNQYNNNFNTNEIANNITQNGVTVNSYVNNDKDNNNPSDVSTDENEVNNQEENDNDLMYYLTQYRNRARRTVDGHLCAAAFVQRDQIYTDCTVEVAPDGTEGKEWCYLESQLIGKLEKDWGFCETPLNYEEIRNATLNHISQKVSQVDEMLRSLNTYRKLIKESERRLSKVCGMGHKLISDSLLKIETMFEDSEKKIEEVTKIKNEIDKIKNEIKKIQCVHNEVRKSHSTQYYPDKYFNTILKLFSDIYNVSDGLIGTYYSNNTFEFPAVSTRIDPQINFLFVNKMPIIGLSPYKFSIRWEGYLKVPHSGNYLFELGILSYLYLRLDTDSYGRVELNGSEIINLGIRVDGDDEIGYKFFIDPVIQRNGLKTSQSQQLIGGKFYQIKVEMSHSQQYKYSDGSESYFNLPASSFEIVTSLNGESAFRNNNRFFIANLTNGLIKAQLIRCDEKHNIGSFNMSVNQDSNLYVAYKKGFPFPLNPKEELQWIQEECVETLDVYGSGENSSSTGDIMGTLNRIFKFNHESTLVEVEVKQIALVRGVIYKFVTTSPDVSFIMFLSDNINSKQNQCIGAETLLSLPGGNFFMSCSESSSHSGDYDCNASLSGKYLDQRKSVWRTSGGTGENITVVFREPVLVTEFKFRPRDSSYTWPSKITLSFHEGGGETFSVFHSNDLEHHSYRLSVPKITTSVKLTIDEMYVSGSETGGSFGIIGIPCKFSETMRFVEILRCSETLKDLENIYIFKNDDKFLAECQPECLVKDSKFEKNFNSEKGEKMFSENDPICPSAVSNKYCSEDSGSCVVQVNVIKSADSSGYLISKSHHKQKKRMKKLQILFRKQPDKTPTQGYLIDNGQVKSDLEDLSYGWFREAHGEFCHSNDNPLYGGGIRFPPPKESLDCLQKEKCSGNYWSIELPEDGEYKLEVILGSVCKSNNDSEAYLEVNGTPLLTGEGFKSDTFYTIVKNVKVKNKRIKLTSTCKTDNCPETGTVLQMVSVEQL; via the exons atgtgtaagttCACTTACTACATATTATACATCGGACTTTTCTGTACACATTTAGTCTTTTGTAACTCATTTTTTCTCAAAAACAACCCAAATCCTTTTGATAACATAAACAAAAACATTCCAAATTCTCAAATTCAGCAAATAGTTCCAGAAAATGCCACAACAAACAACAACAACCCAAATTACACGTATAATTTAAACACATCtaacaataataatgaCAATTTGGCGAGAAatcaatataataataattttaatactaatgaaatcgcaaataatataacacAGAACGGTGTTACTGTTAATTCATACGTGAATAACGATAAGGATAATAACAACCCTTCTGACGTTTCAACCGACGAAAATGAAGTAAATAACCAGGAAGAGAATGATAACGACTTGATGTACTATTTAACTCAGTATCGGAACAGAGCTCGAAGAACGGTTGATGGTCATTTATGTGCAGCAGCTTTCGTTCAAAGAGACCAGATTTATACCGACTGTACAGTTGAAGTTGCTCCCGACGGAACAGAAG GAAAAGAATGGTGTTACCTTGAATCACAACTTATTGGTAAATTGGAGAAGGATTGGGGGTTTTGCGAAACTCCATTAAATTACG aagaaataaGAAATGCAACGCTTAATCACATATCACAGAAAGTTTCTCAAGTTGATGAAATGCTCAGATCACTGAATACATATAGAAAACTTATTAAAGAATCTGAAAGGAG ACTATCAAAAGTTTGTGGAATGGGCCATAAGCTAATAAGCGATTCTCTGTTAAAAATAGAAACAATGTTTGAAGATTCAGAAAAGAAAATAGAAGAAgttacaaaaataaaaaacgAAATTGACAAGATCAAGAACgaaattaaaaagataCAGTGTGTACACAACGAAGTGAGAAAATCCCACTCAACTCAGTATTACCCGGACAAGTATTTTAAcactattttaaaattatttagtgATATATACAATGTTTCTGACGGCTTAATTGGTACATATTACTCCAACAACACCTTTGAATTCCCAGCAGTTTCTACTAGAATAGACCctcaaattaattttttgttcGTAAACAAAATGCCAATTATTGGTCTAAGTCCTTACAAATTTTCAATTC GGTGGGAAGGATACTTGAAAGTACCTCACTCAggaaattatttgtttgaACTTGGtatattatcatatttatatttaagaTTAGATACTGATTCATACGGAAGAGTTGAACTGAACGGCTCTGAGATAATAAATCTTGGTATACGAGTTGATGGAGATGATGAAATCGGatataaattcttcattGATCCTGTTATACAGAGAAATGGCCTTAAAACCTCTCAAAGTCAGCAGCTGATCGGAGGGAAgttttatcaaataaagGTAGAAATGTCGCACTCTCAGCAGTACAAATACTCTGATGGCTCAGAATCATATTTCAA TTTACCTGCTTCAAGTTTTGAAATTGTTACATCACTAAATGGAGAAAGCGCCTTCAGAAACAACAACAGATTCTTTATCGCAAATTTGACAAATGGACTAATTAAAGCTCAGTTGATAAGATGTGATGAAAAACATAACATAGGGTCATTCAACATGAGCGTTAATCAGGACTCAAACCTCTATGTTGCATACAAAAAGGGATTTCCGTTCCCATTAAACCCGAAGGAAGAACTTCAGTGGATACAGGAAGAATGTGTGGAAACTTTAGATGTTTACGGTTCCGGAGAAAACTCATCATCAACAGGAGACATTATGGGAACTTTGAATCGAATTTTCAAGTTCAATCATGAAAGTACACTGGTGGAAGTTGAGGTGAAACAAATAGCCCTTGTCAGAGGTGTAATTTATAAGTTTGTCACCACAAGCCCTGATGTCAGTTTCATTATGTTTCTCTCAGACAACATTAACTCTAAACAAAACCAGTGCA TTGGGGCGGAAACACTTCTTAGTTTACCGGGCGGTAATTTTTTCATGTCATGTTCTGAGAGCTCATCACATTCTGGAGACTACGACTGTAACGCATCCCTAAGTGGCAAGTACCTCGATCAAAGGAAATCAGTCTGGAGAACTAGCGGCG GGACTGGAGAGAACATCACTGTTGTTTTTAGAGAGCCAGTTTTGGTAACTGAGTTCAAATTCAGACCTAGAGACTCATCATACACCTGGCCTTCAAAGATAACCTTATCATTTCATG AGGGAGGTGGTGAAACGTTCAGTGTATTCCACTCCAATGACCTGGAGCATCACTCATACAGGCTTTCAGTTCCTAAAATCACGACATCT GTCAAACTCACAATAGACGAAATGTATGTAAGCGGTTCAGAGACCGGCGGATCATTTGGTATAATAGGCATACCGTGCAAATTCTCAGAAACGATGAGGTTTGTAGAAATCCTTCGGTGTTCTGAAACACTAAAGGACTTGGAGAACATATATATCTTCAAAAACGATGATAAGTTTCTCGCTGAATGTCAGCCAGAATGCTTGGTCAAGGACTCTAAATTCGAAAAGAATTTCAATTCTGAAAAAGGTGAAAAGATGTTTTCTGAAAATGACCCGATTTGTCCAAGTGCTGTGTCAAACAAATACTGTTCAGAGGACTCAGGCTCTTGTGTCGTTCAGGTTAATGTCATTAAATCTGCTGACTCTTCTGGATACCTTATTTCCAAATCCCACCATAAACAGAAGAAAAGgatgaaaaaattacaaatcCTCTTCAGAAAACAACCTGATAAGACACCTACTCAGGGTTACCTAATAGACAATGGCCAAGTTAAGTCAGATTTAGAAGATCTATCATACG GTTGGTTTAGAGAAGCTCATGGAGAGTTTTGTCATTCAAATGATAATCCATTATATGGTGGTGGAATTAGATTTCCACCTCCAAAAGAGTCTTTGGACTGTCTTCAAAAAGAG AAATGTTCCGGGAACTACTGGTCGATAGAACTACCCGAGGATGGAGAATATAAGCTTGAGGTTATTTTAGGATCAGTTTGCAAGTCAAATAACGATTCCGAAGCATACTTGGAGGTTAACGGAACTCCCCTTCTAACAGGGGAAGGATTTAAAAGCGACACATTTTACACAATAGTCAAAAATGTCAAGGTTAAAAATAAGAGAATCAAGTTGACTTCGACTTGTAAGACTGATAATTGTCCGGAAACTGGAACTGTTTTACAGATGGTTTCTGTTGAGCAGCTGTAG